From the genome of Solanum lycopersicum chromosome 12, SLM_r2.1:
cagggagtattccctgaagtttgttaaGTTGTCCACGTATGATCTTCCCTTGTATCTAACCACAGGGATGAGATAAGAAGGTTCCTTACAGATATCAACGGAGATCTGGAGGAGAAGTGTCAGtctgcgatgctccatgataacatggacctctccAGGTTAATGGAGCATGTCCAACAGGTAGAGGACAGCCGCAAGAAAAAGGATGTTAGTGATTCTAGGAGTCTTAAgcctcaagatcaggcaggTCCCAGACATTGAGGCCACATAAAAAATTTTGGCGTCTGTGAGAAGCCCAGTTTCAAAAAGGGGAAACAGAGTTCAAGGAACTCTAACTCTCAGAGGAGTACAACACCTAGAGGAGGCAAACCTGAGCACATGAAGGTCAATAGAGGTGAGATGAAGCGTCCCAATAAAAAGAGTGCTAAGTGTGGCGGTGCTCACATTGGAGAGTGCAtacagggcactaatgcctgctACGGTTGCGGTAAGAGTGACCACATGGTTAGAGACTACCCACAGAATAGAGGTCGGGctggaggtaatgctcagcctagtTCTAATCGTTAGGATGTAGCAGCAGCCgagcctcctaagaggaacaCGTTCTATGCCCTGAAGGgcagggaggagcaggagaagtccacTGATGTGCTAACATGTATGTTGCAGGTATTCTCcacttctgtttatgctttcCTTGATCCACGGTCTatgctttcctttgtaactcctttgcttgctctcaattttgagatatttcatgaagttatgcatgatcctatagttgttagtacacctttaggagaaaatacAAGGACTGATAGAGTATACAAAGATTTCCCAATAGTTgtatgtggtaagactatgtgtgcagacttggttgagttaccaattcatgattttgatgttattcttgtcATGGACTGGCTTCATAATTGTCATGCTTGCATGGATTTTCATAGTAGGGTTGTGAAATtttgtttccctaatgaagaagatCTAGTCAGGGAGGTGTACAACTCGAGTAATCCTTATCCCTTGATTTCGAACCTTAAatccaataaaatgatgtccaaggggtaattatgtcatcttgtgagtgttaatgatctAGATCATGACGTTCATTTCATGGATTCAGTGCCTGCAGTGAATGAGTTCCAATATGTATTTTCTGATGATTTGCCTAGAgttcctccccctcgagagattgAATTTGGCATTGacttagaacccgatactaaaccaatttcaataccttcttacagaatggctctagctgaactcaaagagttgaagctgtagttaaaagatctcactaaTAAGGTTTCATTCAGTCGAGCATCTCCCCTTTG
Proteins encoded in this window:
- the LOC138340195 gene encoding uncharacterized protein, with product MAERLRDFTRMNPLIFIGFKTLEDPQEFVGEGNKILVSMGATNTEKADLERRGRPRLRSLPTLKQGSMTDREYSLKDEIRRFLTDINGDLEEKCQSAMLHDNMDLSRLMEHVQQVEDSRKKKDVSDSRSLKPQDQPSFKKGKQSSRNSNSQRSTTPRGGKPEHMKVNRGEMKRPNKKSAKCGGAHIGECIQGTNACYGCGKSDHMDVAAAEPPKRNTFYALKGREEQEKSTDVLTCMLQVFSTSVYAFLDPRSMLSFVTPLLALNFEIFHEVMHDPIVVSTPLGENTRTDRVYKDFPIVVCGKTMCADLVELPIHDFDVILVMDWLHNCHACMDFHSRVVKFCFPNEEDLVREVYNSMPAVNEFQYVFSDDLPRVPPPREIEFGIDLEPDTKPISIPSYRMALAELKELKL